A section of the Plectropomus leopardus isolate mb unplaced genomic scaffold, YSFRI_Pleo_2.0 unplaced_scaffold21295, whole genome shotgun sequence genome encodes:
- the LOC121965712 gene encoding phospholipid-transporting ATPase VA-like — MILYFFYKNAMFVALIFWYQFYCGFSGSAMIDQWYLIFFNLMFSAFPQLITGTLDKDVSAETLQQLPQLYVNGQNSEEYKPYMFWMNMIDAFYQSLICFFIPYFAYADSDVDLFTWGTPITTLALFTILVHLGIETKTWVRS, encoded by the exons ATGATCCTCTACTTCTTCTACAAGAACGCT ATGTTTGTCGCGCTCATCTTCTGGTATCAGTTCTACTGCGGGTTCTCCGGTTCGGCCATGATTGACCAGTGGTATCTTATCTTCTTCAACCTGATGTTCTCCGCCTTCCCACAACTCATCACTGGCACTCTGGACAAAGACGTGTCAGCAGAGACTCTCCAACAACTACCTCAGCTCTACGTGAACGGCCAAAACTCCGAG GAATACAAGCCATACATGTTCTGGATGAACATGATTGACGCCTTCTACCAAAGTCTGATCTGCTTCTTCATCCCGTACTTT GCCTACGCTGACTCTGATGTCGATCTGTTTACATGGGGGACGCCCATCACCACGCTCGCTTTATTCACCATTCTGGTGCATTTGGGCATTGAGACCAAAACCTGGGTAAGGAGCTGA